The proteins below are encoded in one region of Pelagibacterium flavum:
- a CDS encoding restriction endonuclease subunit S: protein MPDTFTLKEICTLITKGTTPTTVGGHFAEHGINFIKSESLAYDGSIDTGKFAFVDLATHQMLKRSQIAEHDILYSIAGVHLGKCGLATAAMLPANTNQAVAILRVDPQKASPAYISYFLRNPKFVQSVLNSVAQSAQPNVNLGDIGRFRVPRLPLSAQIEIADILGSLDDKIELNRRTNETLEAMAQAIFRDWFVDFGPTRRKIDGASDPLAIMGGVVTHPFRAQELADLFPDRLGDNGLPEGWTLGHLEDVLELAYGKALNKKDRRQGSYPVYGSGGIGGWHDTALVQGPSIIVGRKGTVGSLYWEDRDFYPIDTVFFVKSQWPMAYCFYLLQTLGLHNMNTDAAVPGLNRNNAYRCETPIVGPEIIGAFQSIAGHLRQKIAANNEQVRTLANTRDLLLPKLMSGEIRLRDAEKLAEDAA, encoded by the coding sequence ATGCCTGACACGTTCACTTTGAAAGAAATTTGCACCCTGATCACGAAGGGTACGACCCCGACCACCGTTGGCGGTCATTTTGCGGAGCACGGTATCAACTTTATCAAGTCTGAGAGCCTTGCCTATGACGGAAGTATCGATACGGGCAAGTTTGCATTTGTGGATCTTGCAACACACCAGATGCTCAAGAGGTCACAGATCGCAGAACACGACATTCTCTATTCCATCGCCGGGGTCCATCTTGGCAAATGTGGATTGGCCACAGCAGCAATGCTCCCAGCCAACACCAATCAAGCTGTTGCAATTCTTCGAGTGGACCCTCAGAAGGCGTCACCAGCATATATTTCGTACTTCTTGCGCAATCCCAAATTCGTGCAAAGCGTGCTGAACAGCGTCGCTCAGTCGGCTCAGCCCAACGTCAATCTTGGAGATATTGGGAGATTTCGTGTTCCAAGGCTGCCGTTATCGGCGCAGATAGAGATAGCCGACATCCTCGGCTCCCTCGACGACAAGATCGAACTGAACCGGCGCACCAATGAAACCCTCGAAGCGATGGCGCAGGCTATTTTTCGAGACTGGTTCGTCGATTTCGGCCCCACACGCCGCAAGATCGACGGCGCGTCCGATCCTCTCGCCATCATGGGTGGAGTGGTCACCCATCCCTTCCGCGCGCAGGAACTGGCCGACCTGTTCCCGGATCGGCTCGGGGACAACGGGCTGCCTGAGGGGTGGACGCTAGGGCATTTAGAAGATGTTCTGGAACTAGCCTATGGCAAGGCTTTGAATAAGAAGGACCGTCGCCAAGGCTCCTACCCGGTGTATGGCTCCGGTGGCATAGGTGGTTGGCATGACACTGCCCTTGTTCAAGGACCGTCCATCATCGTTGGCCGTAAAGGCACGGTGGGAAGTCTCTATTGGGAGGACCGCGATTTCTATCCTATCGATACCGTATTCTTCGTAAAGTCCCAATGGCCAATGGCATACTGTTTCTACCTGTTGCAGACATTGGGGTTGCACAACATGAACACGGATGCCGCCGTACCCGGCCTGAATAGAAACAATGCCTATCGGTGCGAAACTCCGATTGTTGGGCCAGAGATCATAGGGGCGTTTCAAAGCATCGCTGGACATTTGCGGCAGAAGATTGCGGCAAACAATGAGCAAGTCCGAACCCTCGCCAACACCCGCGACTTGTTGCTCCCCAAACTGATGTCCGGTGAAATCCGCCTTCGCGACGCCGAGAAGCTGGCGGAGGACGCGGCATGA
- a CDS encoding class I SAM-dependent DNA methyltransferase, with translation MADNNKNNGDLAFTADLFKAADKLRGNLEPSEYKHVALGLIFLKYISDAFEAQRAKLLKIDNADPEEPEEYIGDNVFWVPKTARWSHLQANAKRPEIGLLIDQAMDAIENEPSNEGLKGVLPKNYARPTLNKTMLGELIDLFSNIGMHDSTDKARDVLGRVYEYFLSGFAGSEGKRGGEFFTPRSVVRTLVEMLEPFQGRVYDPCCGSGGMFVQSEKFIEDHGGRRDAISVYGQEINHTTWRLAKMNLAVQGIDADIKWNNEGSFHRDEHPDLKADFIMANPPFNISDWGGERLAEDARWRFGTPPKGNANFGWLQHIYHHLAPRGTAGVVLANGSMSSQQSGEGEIRKAMIEADAVDCMVALPGQLFYSTQIPACLWILARDKSANGHRDRRGEILFIDARKLGFMVDRVRREFSPGDIATIADTYHRWRNKDHAEAYADEPGFCKSATLDEVRQHGHVLTPGRYVGAADAEDDGVPFEEKFAELREKLQAQFVEGRALEEEIAQALGQLDA, from the coding sequence ATGGCTGATAATAACAAAAACAATGGCGATCTTGCTTTTACCGCTGACCTTTTCAAGGCGGCGGACAAGCTTAGGGGCAATCTGGAGCCGAGCGAATATAAGCACGTTGCGCTTGGGCTGATCTTTCTCAAATACATATCTGATGCCTTCGAGGCTCAGCGGGCCAAACTGCTCAAGATTGATAATGCTGATCCCGAGGAGCCGGAGGAATACATCGGCGACAACGTCTTCTGGGTGCCGAAAACAGCCCGCTGGTCGCATTTGCAGGCAAATGCGAAGCGCCCCGAAATCGGGCTGTTGATCGATCAGGCTATGGATGCCATCGAGAATGAACCCTCAAATGAAGGCTTGAAGGGCGTTTTGCCCAAGAATTACGCTCGACCCACGCTCAACAAGACGATGCTTGGCGAGTTGATTGATCTCTTTTCCAACATCGGCATGCACGACAGCACAGACAAGGCACGGGACGTTCTCGGGCGGGTCTATGAGTATTTCCTGTCGGGCTTTGCCGGTTCAGAGGGCAAGCGTGGTGGTGAGTTCTTTACACCGCGTTCGGTGGTACGCACTCTGGTGGAAATGCTCGAGCCGTTCCAAGGGCGTGTCTATGACCCATGTTGCGGTTCGGGCGGCATGTTCGTGCAATCGGAGAAGTTCATCGAGGATCACGGCGGTCGGCGCGATGCGATCTCGGTCTATGGGCAGGAGATCAATCACACCACTTGGCGGCTGGCCAAAATGAACCTCGCGGTTCAGGGGATCGATGCCGACATCAAATGGAACAACGAAGGCAGCTTTCATCGGGACGAGCACCCGGATTTGAAGGCCGACTTCATCATGGCCAACCCGCCGTTTAATATCTCGGATTGGGGCGGCGAACGGTTGGCTGAGGACGCACGTTGGCGCTTTGGCACTCCGCCCAAGGGCAACGCAAATTTCGGCTGGCTGCAGCATATATATCATCACCTTGCCCCGCGTGGGACGGCGGGCGTGGTGCTTGCCAATGGTTCAATGTCATCTCAGCAGTCGGGGGAAGGCGAAATTCGCAAAGCGATGATCGAGGCGGACGCTGTCGACTGTATGGTGGCGCTTCCCGGTCAGTTGTTCTACTCGACACAAATTCCGGCCTGCCTCTGGATACTGGCGCGGGACAAAAGCGCAAATGGTCACCGCGACCGACGCGGCGAAATCCTGTTTATCGACGCGCGCAAGCTTGGTTTCATGGTGGACCGGGTGCGGCGGGAATTTTCGCCCGGCGACATTGCAACGATTGCGGACACCTACCACCGTTGGCGCAACAAGGATCATGCCGAGGCTTACGCTGATGAACCGGGTTTCTGCAAATCAGCGACACTCGATGAGGTACGACAACATGGCCATGTGCTGACGCCGGGGCGCTATGTTGGGGCGGCGGACGCCGAAGATGATGGAGTGCCGTTCGAGGAGAAGTTCGCAGAACTACGGGAAAAGCTGCAAGCTCAGTTTGTTGAGGGACGGGCATTGGAGGAGGAGATTGCGCAGGCATTGGGGCAACTCGATGCCTGA
- a CDS encoding ABC transporter ATP-binding protein: MISVSGLTFSYKGAPGPALNGVSLTVPEASVYGLLGPSGSGKSTTQKILMGLLVGFGGTATVFGEAPAHSGRSFYERIGVSFELPALYGRLTARENLALFAALFADAPLSPDTVLDMVDLRDAADQRIETFSKGMKMRLNLARALLNDPPLLFLDEPTTGQDPARARTTRHLIARLRDRGKTVFLTTHNMSEAAEICDTVGFLVDGRIALEGRPAELMAQFGKPELVATARRNGALTTEHFAMEGLAGNAAFQDLLQTGDIVSLHTREASLDDIFVAVAGGGK; encoded by the coding sequence ATGATCTCGGTTTCGGGGCTCACCTTCAGCTATAAGGGCGCGCCGGGCCCGGCCCTCAACGGCGTCTCCCTTACGGTCCCCGAAGCCTCGGTCTATGGCCTTTTGGGACCGTCGGGCTCTGGCAAGTCGACCACCCAGAAAATCCTCATGGGCCTGCTGGTGGGCTTTGGCGGCACAGCAACGGTTTTCGGCGAAGCGCCCGCTCATTCGGGGCGTAGTTTTTACGAACGCATCGGCGTGAGCTTTGAATTGCCGGCGCTATATGGCCGGCTCACCGCGCGCGAGAACCTCGCTCTTTTCGCAGCGCTTTTTGCCGATGCACCGCTGTCACCAGATACGGTTCTCGATATGGTCGATCTGCGCGATGCCGCCGATCAAAGGATCGAGACCTTTTCCAAGGGTATGAAGATGCGGCTCAATCTCGCCCGTGCCCTGCTCAACGATCCCCCGTTGCTGTTTCTGGACGAGCCAACCACCGGGCAGGACCCTGCCCGCGCCCGCACCACGCGCCATCTCATTGCCCGACTCCGCGACCGCGGCAAGACGGTGTTTCTCACCACCCACAACATGAGCGAAGCCGCCGAAATCTGCGATACCGTCGGCTTTCTTGTCGATGGCCGCATAGCCTTGGAAGGCCGCCCCGCAGAACTTATGGCGCAGTTTGGAAAGCCCGAGCTTGTGGCCACTGCCCGTCGCAATGGCGCACTGACAACCGAGCATTTCGCCATGGAGGGGCTGGCAGGCAATGCCGCCTTCCAAGACCTGTTGCAAACCGGTGATATCGTTTCGCTCCACACGCGCGAAGCCAGCCTTGACGATATTTTTGTTGCCGTAGCCGGCGGCGGCAAATGA
- a CDS encoding aldo/keto reductase has product MQQRTLGRTGISVSRICLGTMTWGEQNTEAEGHAQMDYALDNGVNFLDTAELYSTPGRAETQGSTETIIGNWFAANGRRADWVVASKITGPGHEWIRNGRPIDGKEIVLALDASLKRLRTDYIDLYQLHWPNRNHYNFSKSWTFDPYGQDPRVVRDNMAEVLEALDAQVKAGKIRAIGLSNETSWGTSEYLKIAEAHSLPRVATIQNEYNLLRRHFDHDLAEVCAFEDIDLLAYSPLAAGLLSGKYNDGKMPEGTRGALGAMWRLNPRSEAATKAYIELAQQHSLDPCQMAIAWCLTRPFIGSVIIGATSMQQLKTDIDAHYLTLSSDVLAGIEGLHRQYPSTVG; this is encoded by the coding sequence ATGCAACAGCGCACGCTCGGCCGCACCGGCATTTCCGTGAGCCGGATTTGTCTCGGCACCATGACCTGGGGCGAACAGAACACCGAGGCCGAAGGCCATGCGCAGATGGACTATGCGCTCGATAACGGCGTCAATTTCCTCGACACCGCCGAGCTTTATTCCACTCCTGGCCGCGCCGAAACTCAGGGTTCGACCGAAACCATCATCGGCAACTGGTTTGCCGCCAATGGCCGCCGCGCCGATTGGGTGGTCGCCAGCAAGATTACCGGCCCCGGCCATGAATGGATTCGGAACGGACGTCCCATAGACGGCAAGGAAATCGTCCTCGCCCTGGACGCCAGCCTAAAGCGCCTCAGGACCGATTACATCGACCTTTATCAGCTCCACTGGCCCAACCGGAACCACTACAATTTCTCCAAATCATGGACCTTCGATCCCTATGGCCAAGACCCTCGTGTCGTAAGGGACAACATGGCTGAGGTGCTCGAAGCCCTCGATGCCCAGGTCAAGGCCGGTAAGATTCGCGCCATCGGCCTCTCCAACGAAACGAGCTGGGGCACGTCCGAATATCTCAAAATTGCCGAGGCTCACAGCCTGCCGCGGGTGGCGACCATCCAGAACGAGTACAATCTCCTCCGCCGCCATTTCGACCACGACCTCGCCGAAGTCTGCGCCTTTGAGGATATCGACCTGCTGGCCTACTCTCCGCTCGCGGCCGGGCTGCTCAGCGGCAAATATAATGATGGCAAAATGCCCGAAGGTACACGCGGCGCGCTCGGCGCCATGTGGCGACTCAATCCCCGATCCGAGGCTGCCACAAAGGCCTATATCGAGCTGGCGCAACAGCACAGCCTCGATCCCTGCCAGATGGCAATCGCCTGGTGTCTGACCCGCCCCTTCATAGGCTCGGTTATTATCGGCGCCACGTCCATGCAACAACTCAAGACCGATATCGACGCCCACTATCTGACCTTGTCGTCCGACGTGCTGGCCGGCATCGAAGGCCTCCATCGCCAGTATCCCAGCACGGTCGGCTGA
- a CDS encoding ABC transporter permease: MSALRALLVHDLRLQYRYGIHAAYGTVIALYAALLFFAGPYLPAWVLALVIFSDPSALGFFFLGGLMLLEKGEGIRAALAISPVSARTYLLAKTITLTALALAAVIVLTLAKSGSVNWPLLVTGVTLTSMFYIGIGVPIALRFNSVNAYLLGSALFLAPALAPSGLALLDPLPAVLLVFPPVAQFLLILAALGHGSATGPNLGLALASAALAATAALYYAHRALETELGRK, translated from the coding sequence ATGAGTGCGCTCCGTGCCCTTTTGGTCCACGATCTGCGGCTGCAATACCGTTACGGCATTCACGCCGCATACGGCACGGTCATCGCGCTCTACGCCGCGCTCCTCTTTTTCGCCGGCCCATACCTGCCCGCCTGGGTGCTGGCGTTGGTAATCTTTTCCGATCCTTCAGCGCTGGGCTTTTTCTTCCTTGGCGGACTCATGCTGCTGGAAAAGGGCGAAGGGATCCGTGCCGCGCTGGCCATCTCCCCAGTCTCTGCTCGCACCTATCTGCTGGCCAAAACCATAACACTCACCGCATTGGCGCTGGCCGCGGTCATCGTTCTTACGCTGGCAAAATCGGGGTCCGTGAATTGGCCGCTGCTTGTGACCGGCGTCACCCTCACCTCTATGTTTTACATTGGAATCGGTGTGCCCATCGCCCTGCGCTTCAACTCCGTCAACGCCTACCTCCTCGGCTCGGCACTGTTTCTGGCCCCGGCGCTTGCCCCCTCGGGACTGGCGCTTCTCGATCCCCTGCCTGCAGTCCTGCTCGTTTTCCCTCCCGTGGCACAGTTCCTGTTGATCCTCGCAGCCCTGGGCCATGGCAGTGCCACAGGCCCTAACCTGGGGCTCGCGCTCGCTTCCGCCGCGCTCGCAGCCACCGCCGCGCTCTATTACGCCCACCGCGCCCTCGAAACCGAATTGGGCAGAAAATGA
- a CDS encoding recombinase family protein — translation MLVGYARTSTADQVAGLEAQRRDLALAGVERVFEEQVSSVSQRAELENALGFVRDGDTFVVTKLDRLARSTADLLAILDQLERKGVGLRILNFGGSEVDTKSPTGKLMLTMFGAMAQFEREMMLERQREGIQKAKREGKYKGRKPTVRNRKVEIVELRQQGLGATEIARQLNIGRASVYRVLSD, via the coding sequence ATGCTGGTGGGTTACGCGCGTACATCAACGGCTGACCAAGTTGCAGGGTTGGAGGCTCAGCGACGAGATTTGGCGCTCGCAGGGGTGGAGAGAGTTTTCGAAGAGCAGGTATCGTCTGTTTCGCAGCGTGCCGAGCTTGAAAATGCGCTGGGATTTGTTCGTGATGGCGATACCTTCGTTGTAACAAAGCTGGATCGCCTTGCACGGTCCACCGCCGACCTTCTTGCAATTCTGGACCAGTTGGAGCGCAAAGGAGTTGGTCTGCGCATTCTCAACTTCGGCGGCAGCGAGGTCGACACAAAGTCGCCTACGGGCAAGCTCATGTTGACGATGTTTGGAGCAATGGCGCAGTTCGAACGAGAAATGATGCTGGAGCGCCAGCGCGAGGGCATCCAGAAGGCGAAGCGAGAGGGCAAGTATAAGGGGCGTAAGCCGACGGTACGCAATCGAAAAGTCGAGATTGTAGAACTAAGGCAGCAGGGTTTGGGGGCAACCGAGATCGCCCGCCAACTCAACATTGGCCGCGCATCTGTCTATCGCGTGCTTTCTGACTGA
- a CDS encoding type I restriction endonuclease subunit R has protein sequence MSDEVTQYIQPETNFSHTGFSEALVEDAAVAILTQLGYDFRPATEIAPDGTAPLRTAYADVVLESVLADAVARINLDVPSEAREAAIREVLRSETPSLIEENRRIHKLIAEGIDVEFAAGDGAFRGAKVWLIDFDDSENNDWLVTTQFTVAENRRTRRPDIIVFVNGLPLGIIELKNAGNEQATIENAYRQLQTYKSQIPGLFRTNAVMVASDGMLARIGSLTADEDRFMPWRSATGAADDFTPHGPREMETLLRGVFDRERFLALIRDFTVFGDRGDGPIKIIAGYHQFHGARKALDSAVEASRPDGDRKIGVIWHTQGSGKSLLMAFLGGLVVRSEALENPTLVVLTDRNDLDDQLYGTFSLCKDLIRQTPQQANSRDELRQLLDRASGGVIFTTVQKFSPEKGEETFPVLTDRRNVIVMADEAHRSQYGFDARLDTKTGQRRYGFAHYIRQALPNASFIGFTGTPIEADDVNTPAIFGNYIDIYDVTRAVEDKATVPIYYESRLARIELDDEEKPRIDAEIEAILEDEDLTAQEKQKAKWTTIERLVGADKRLKQIAADLVQHLETRIEGMNGGRAMAVCMSRRICVELYKHIIALRPDWHSDDDEEGAIKIVMTGSASDPEDWQPHIGPKRRRDLLAKRARNPDDPLKLVIVRDMWLTGFDAPAMHTMYIDKPMRGHGLMQAIARVNRVFKDKAGGLVVDYIGIASNLQKAMGQYTASDRSKTGIDEEEAVAALKEQFEIVRAMFHGHDYSLGITGTPQQRLVALADAIEWIGQWLDEQSQREETIEGKKRARRRFNDAVLALSVAYGLASASDYAKAVRDDIGFFQAVRAAFSKTSVTGKLTSSAKNFAIDQLMNAAVANAEIVDVLKAAGIKSPDISILSEAFLAEVQTMERKNLALEALKKLINGEITSRSKSNVVEARTFFARLEEAVARYHANAISTVEMIQFMIDMAKDIRASVARGDELGLSQEELAFYDALAANDSAVEAMGNEQLRIIASELVESMRASVTIDWHKKVSARAKMRTLVRRILKKYGYPPDLEAEAIHTVIAQAEALLREVSPATAP, from the coding sequence ATGAGCGACGAAGTTACTCAATACATCCAGCCGGAGACGAACTTTTCCCACACTGGCTTTTCCGAGGCGCTTGTCGAAGATGCTGCTGTCGCGATCCTGACCCAACTTGGTTACGATTTCCGCCCCGCAACCGAAATAGCGCCCGATGGCACGGCTCCGCTCCGCACGGCCTATGCAGACGTTGTGTTGGAGAGCGTGCTGGCGGACGCGGTGGCCCGCATCAATCTCGATGTGCCGTCCGAGGCACGAGAGGCCGCGATCCGGGAAGTTCTCCGAAGCGAAACGCCTTCCCTGATCGAAGAGAACCGGCGCATCCATAAGCTGATAGCCGAGGGCATCGACGTCGAATTTGCTGCCGGGGATGGCGCGTTTCGTGGTGCGAAAGTCTGGTTGATCGATTTTGACGACAGCGAGAACAATGACTGGCTTGTCACGACCCAGTTCACTGTGGCTGAGAACCGCCGGACGCGACGGCCCGATATTATCGTCTTCGTCAACGGGCTTCCGCTCGGGATCATAGAACTCAAGAATGCAGGTAATGAACAGGCGACCATCGAGAACGCTTATCGCCAATTGCAGACATACAAGTCGCAAATTCCCGGTCTGTTTCGTACCAATGCCGTGATGGTGGCATCCGATGGGATGTTAGCACGCATCGGCTCGCTGACAGCCGATGAGGATCGGTTTATGCCTTGGCGCAGCGCGACCGGCGCTGCTGACGATTTCACACCACACGGCCCCCGTGAGATGGAAACGCTGTTGCGGGGGGTGTTTGACCGCGAACGGTTCCTTGCGCTGATCCGGGATTTCACAGTCTTTGGTGATCGCGGCGATGGGCCGATAAAGATCATCGCGGGGTACCACCAGTTTCACGGCGCACGAAAGGCACTCGACAGTGCCGTAGAGGCTTCGCGGCCCGACGGTGACCGCAAGATCGGCGTGATCTGGCACACGCAAGGATCGGGTAAGAGCCTTCTCATGGCCTTTCTCGGTGGTCTGGTCGTGCGCTCGGAGGCGCTGGAAAACCCCACCCTCGTTGTGCTGACCGACCGTAACGATCTCGACGACCAGCTTTATGGCACTTTCAGCCTGTGCAAGGATTTGATCCGCCAGACACCACAGCAGGCCAATAGCCGGGACGAATTGCGGCAGTTGCTCGACCGCGCATCAGGTGGAGTGATTTTCACGACGGTGCAAAAATTCTCGCCGGAGAAGGGCGAGGAGACATTCCCGGTACTGACTGACCGGCGCAATGTCATTGTCATGGCCGATGAAGCCCATCGCAGCCAATATGGTTTTGATGCGCGCCTCGACACAAAGACCGGTCAGCGGCGATATGGCTTTGCCCACTATATCAGGCAGGCACTGCCCAACGCCTCCTTTATCGGGTTCACCGGCACACCCATCGAGGCCGATGACGTCAATACGCCTGCGATCTTTGGCAACTACATCGACATCTATGACGTCACCCGAGCCGTCGAGGACAAGGCGACGGTGCCAATCTACTACGAGAGCCGTCTTGCCCGCATTGAACTGGACGATGAGGAAAAGCCTCGGATCGATGCAGAGATAGAAGCAATCCTTGAAGACGAAGACTTAACTGCACAGGAAAAGCAAAAGGCCAAATGGACGACAATCGAGCGTCTGGTCGGCGCTGACAAACGCCTCAAGCAGATTGCTGCCGATCTGGTTCAGCATCTTGAGACCCGCATCGAAGGCATGAACGGCGGCAGGGCAATGGCCGTCTGCATGAGCCGCCGCATATGCGTCGAACTTTACAAGCACATCATAGCGTTGCGTCCAGACTGGCATTCCGATGATGATGAAGAGGGCGCGATCAAAATCGTGATGACGGGGTCGGCCTCCGATCCCGAGGACTGGCAGCCGCATATCGGGCCCAAGCGCCGCCGCGATCTTCTGGCCAAGCGCGCCCGCAATCCTGATGACCCGCTCAAGCTGGTGATCGTCCGTGACATGTGGCTGACAGGCTTTGACGCCCCGGCGATGCACACGATGTATATCGACAAGCCCATGCGCGGCCACGGGCTGATGCAGGCCATCGCTCGCGTCAACCGCGTGTTCAAGGACAAGGCGGGCGGGCTGGTTGTCGACTACATCGGCATCGCCAGCAACCTCCAGAAGGCGATGGGGCAATACACAGCCTCGGATCGCTCCAAGACCGGCATTGATGAGGAAGAAGCCGTTGCCGCGCTCAAGGAACAGTTCGAGATCGTGCGTGCGATGTTTCACGGGCACGACTACTCGCTCGGCATCACCGGCACGCCTCAGCAACGGCTTGTGGCTCTCGCGGATGCAATCGAGTGGATAGGCCAATGGCTCGATGAACAGTCACAGCGCGAGGAGACCATCGAAGGCAAGAAGAGGGCGCGGCGGCGGTTCAATGATGCAGTGCTGGCCCTCAGTGTTGCTTATGGCCTCGCATCGGCCAGCGATTATGCCAAAGCCGTCCGCGACGATATCGGGTTCTTTCAGGCCGTTCGTGCTGCGTTTTCGAAAACGTCTGTAACTGGCAAGCTGACCAGCAGCGCCAAGAATTTCGCTATCGACCAGTTGATGAATGCTGCAGTTGCCAATGCCGAGATCGTGGACGTCCTGAAAGCTGCGGGCATCAAGTCGCCCGACATATCGATCTTGTCCGAGGCTTTTCTAGCTGAGGTCCAAACAATGGAGCGCAAGAACCTAGCGCTTGAAGCCCTCAAAAAGCTCATCAATGGCGAAATCACAAGCCGGTCGAAATCCAACGTCGTTGAAGCCAGGACGTTCTTTGCGCGACTTGAGGAAGCAGTCGCCCGCTACCACGCAAACGCCATTTCCACGGTCGAGATGATCCAGTTCATGATCGACATGGCCAAGGACATCCGGGCGTCGGTGGCGCGCGGAGACGAGTTAGGACTATCCCAGGAAGAACTCGCCTTCTATGACGCACTCGCGGCGAATGACAGCGCGGTGGAAGCGATGGGAAACGAGCAGTTGAGGATCATCGCTTCTGAACTGGTTGAAAGCATGCGGGCGTCGGTGACAATCGATTGGCACAAAAAGGTCAGCGCCCGCGCGAAAATGCGAACGCTCGTGCGCCGCATACTCAAGAAATATGGCTACCCGCCCGATCTTGAAGCGGAAGCGATCCATACAGTCATTGCGCAGGCAGAGGCGCTGTTGCGGGAAGTATCCCCGGCGACGGCACCCTAA
- a CDS encoding TetR/AcrR family transcriptional regulator, which translates to MPRHFTAADNELIRSQLLAAGLAHFTQYGLRGMRVDDVCRDVGVAKGTFYKFFEHKEALFLAIADQRDQMHKAETLAFFAQCDGPVTDRAGRFFDLLVEKLRSDPLVAIASVPDDFAALLRKMPPERMAHEEEKDLLFIQEFCDGLRSKGLIGPVDPHDIAAILTLLVSLVLQQNLFSASQFSASCALLREMFVQKLTATAP; encoded by the coding sequence ATGCCTCGTCACTTCACGGCCGCCGATAACGAACTGATCCGGTCCCAGCTTCTCGCTGCCGGCCTTGCGCATTTCACCCAATATGGTCTACGCGGCATGCGCGTCGATGATGTCTGCAGGGACGTCGGAGTCGCCAAAGGCACCTTCTATAAATTCTTCGAGCATAAGGAGGCACTGTTTCTGGCCATCGCCGATCAGCGCGACCAGATGCACAAGGCCGAAACCCTCGCCTTCTTTGCCCAATGCGATGGCCCTGTCACCGACCGCGCGGGCCGGTTCTTCGATCTGCTGGTCGAAAAGCTCAGATCCGATCCCCTAGTCGCCATCGCCTCCGTCCCAGACGATTTTGCAGCGCTGCTGCGTAAAATGCCCCCCGAGCGCATGGCCCATGAGGAGGAAAAGGACCTCCTCTTCATCCAGGAATTCTGTGACGGGCTCCGATCCAAGGGTCTGATCGGACCGGTCGATCCGCACGATATCGCTGCCATCCTAACCCTTCTCGTCAGCCTGGTTCTGCAACAAAACCTTTTCAGCGCCAGCCAGTTTTCAGCCAGCTGCGCGCTGTTACGCGAGATGTTCGTCCAGAAATTGACGGCCACCGCGCCATGA